A single Phoenix dactylifera cultivar Barhee BC4 chromosome 1, palm_55x_up_171113_PBpolish2nd_filt_p, whole genome shotgun sequence DNA region contains:
- the LOC103714236 gene encoding bHLH transcription factor RHL1, whose amino-acid sequence MQPSSREMQGMGSPLNGISSSAGAAAAAAQISLQELHDGHRQQQIQNTGMQVPGSHFGHSADGHDDFLDQMLCSLPSSWPDLGNPKSPWDLTSSSNPNGLAGKSPEDSAAAAAVAAEGLQYVPYDESVLLASQLRQHQISGGSSPAGKQPMLLQLNQHHQQQQQMLLQGMGRSPVVAGGGDSGLLPLPLSLGSGGSADSRLLVDRSRGEVDPSFKCPNHTGGEGLYNGFGGSLQQAAEAATQQHFHRPQGASMPAQNFGGSPAAASSGGGTAPPRQRVRARRGQATDPHSIAERLRRERIAERMKALQELVPNANKTDKASMLDEIIDYVKFLQLQVKVLSMSRLGGAAAVAPLVADMSSEGQSGRGGSNGAAGNDSLTVTEHQVAKLMEEDMGSAMQYLQGKGLCLMPISLASAISATCHPRPGVGGVGGAGNSGAAHHLTSGLIPAFPPPNHSNAAAGTAGGGGDAPPSPSLSVLTVQSAIANGADNDVSRPFVKDAASVSKP is encoded by the exons ATGCAGCCGAGCAGCAGAGAAATGCAAGGGATGGGCTCTCCGTTGAATGGGATATCCTCGTCCGCCGGCGCCGCGGCGGCCGCGGCCCAGATCTCCCTCCAGGAGCTCCACGACGGCCACCGGCAGCAGCAGATCCAGAACACTGGCATGCAGGTCCCGGGTTCGCACTTTGGCCACTCCGCCGATGGCCACGACGACTTCCTCGACCAGATGCTCTGCAGCCTTCCCTCCTCCTGGCCGGACCTCGGCAACCCCAAGTCTCCCTGGGACCTGACCTCTTCTTCCAACCCGAACGGCCTCGCCGGGAAGTCGCCCGAGgattccgccgccgccgccgccgtcgcgGCGGAGGGGCTCCAATACGTTCCATACGACGAGTCCGTGCTGCTCGCTTCCCAGCTCCGGCAGCACCAGATCAGCGGCGGGAGCTCGCCGGCTGGGAAGCAGCCGATGCTGCTTCAGCTCAACCAGCACCACcaacagcagcagcagatgCTACTCCAGGGCATGGGGAGATCTCCGGTGGTCGCTGGCGGCGGGGATTCCGGGCTTCTTCCGCTGCCACTGAGCCTAGGGAGCGGCGGCTCGGCCGATTCCCGCCTTCTCGTGGACAGATCTCGAGGCGAAGTCGACCCTTCCTTCAAATGCCCCAATCACACC GGTGGGGAAGGGCTCTACAACGGATTCGGCGGATCGCTTCAGCAAGCTGCTGAAGCAGCCACCCAACAGCATTTCCACCGTCCCCAG GGCGCGTCGATGCCGGCTCAGAACTTTGGAGGATCGCCggcggcggcgtcctccggcggCGGTACGGCTCCGCCGAGGCAGCGGGTGCGGGCGAGAAGAGGCCAGGCGACGGATCCCCACAGCATCGCCGAACGA CTTCGCAGGGAGAGAATCGCAGAGAGGATGAAAGCTCTCCAGGAGCTGGTGCCAAACGCCAATAAG ACGGACAAGGCCTCGATGCTGGATGAGATCATCGACTACGTGAAATTCCTCCAGCTCCAAGTCAAG GTGCTGAGCATGAGTAGGTTAGGTGGGGCAGCGGCGGTCGCCCCACTTGTGGCTGATATGTCCTCAGAG GGGCAGAGCGGGAGGGGCGGGAGTAACGGTGCGGCGGGTAACGACAGCTTAACGGTGACGGAGCACCAGGTGGCGAAGCTAATGGAGGAGGACATGGGGTCGGCGATGCAGTACCTTCAGGGCAAGGGGCTCTGCCTCATGCCCATCTCCCTCGCCTCCGCCATCTCAGCCACCTGCCACCCCCGCCCGGGGGTCGGAGGCGTCGGCGGGGCGGGAAACAGTGGGGCCGCTCACCACCTGACCTCCGGACTCATCCCGGCCTTCCCACCTCCCAACCACAGCAACGCAGCCGCCGGCACCGCCGGAGGAGGCGGCGATGCCCCCCCTTCGCCGAGCTTGTCCGTGCTGACGGTGCAGTCCGCCATAGCTAACGGCGCCGACAACGACGTCTCCCGGCCCTTCGTCAAGGACGCTGCCTCCGTCTCCAAACCCTAA